The following proteins are encoded in a genomic region of Trypanosoma brucei gambiense DAL972 chromosome 8, complete sequence:
- a CDS encoding small GTP-binding protein Rab7, putative, whose product MKEEPAYKIIVIGDVGVGKSNISSRFCDSIYYDDIVPTIGVDFKYCHTTTLEKHARTILLQIWDTSGQDRFVSLTTAYYRNCHGALICFDLTNRSSFEGIDAWFERLRSHCPVLPPLILVGCKLDLVECSELHKEGTSLGICRQVEKSEADAWAKRHGCLCYFETSSRNNTNVSEAFQHLGTYIVNNTTPTVEGHGDKAIGNIVRLNTSTHTKKRKWRC is encoded by the coding sequence ATGAAAGAGGAACCCGCTTACAAGATTATAGTAATTGGTGATGTGGGTGTAGGGAAGAGCAACATCTCATCGCGGTTCTGTGACAGCATTTATTACGATGACATTGTTCCAACGATTGGCGTGGACTTCAAGTATTGCCATACCACAACTTTAGAAAAGCACGCGCGCACCATATTGCTTCAGATTTGGGATACCTCCGGGCAGGATCGTTTTGTTTCACTCACGACGGCTTACTACCGCAACTGTCATGGCGCACTGATTTGCTTTGATCTCACCAATCGGAGCTCCTTTGAAGGGATCGACGCGTGGTTTGAGCGCCTGAGGTCCCACTGCCCGGTACTTCCGCCCCTCATCCTCGTGGGCTGCAAGTTAGACCTGGTGGAGTGCAGTGAACTTCATAAAGAAGGGACAAGCTTAGGGATTTGCAGGCAAGTGGAGAAAAGCGAGGCAGACGCATGGGCAAAGCGACACGGTTGCTTGTGCTACTTCGAGACGAGCTCGAGAAATAACACAAATGTCTCCGAAGCTTTCCAACACCTGGGGACTTATATAGTGAATAACACAACTCCAACTGTCGAGGGTCATGGGGACAAGGCGATAGGGAACATCGTACGATTAAACACAAGTACACATACtaaaaagaggaagtggaggtGCTGA